The Yersinia intermedia genome window below encodes:
- the fadB gene encoding fatty acid oxidation complex subunit alpha FadB, whose product MLYQSETLQLHWLDNGIAELVFDAPGSVNKLDTKTVANLGEALAVLEKQSELKGLLLRSAKAAFIVGADITEFLSLFNAPPEKLHQWLVFANDIFNRLEDLPVPTISAINGYALGGGCECILATDFRVASPETRIGLPETKLGIMPGFGGSVRLPRLLGADSALEIIAAGKDVSAAEALKIGLVDAVVAPEKLADAALIMLKQAIDGKLDWKAARQPKLDPLKLNSTEAAMCFTIAKGMVMQVAGKHYPAPLVAVKTIEAAAKLGRAEALKLETNSFVPLAGSNEARALVGIFLNDQFVKGQAKKLSKGVSAPTQAAVLGAGIMGGGIAYQSALKGVPVIMKDINDKSLALGMNEAAKLLNKQLERGKVDGLKMANILATIQPTLNYSGIERAQVIVEAVVENPKIKAAVLAEAEALIGEDTVLASNTSTIPIDQLAKSLKRPENFCGMHFFNPVHRMPLVEIIRGSKTSDKTIAAVVAYATQMGKTPIVVNDCPGFFVNRVLFPYLAGFGMLVRDGADFRQIDKVMEKQFGWPMGPAYLLDVVGIDTAHHAQAVMAVGFPERMNKDYRDAVDVMFDNQRFGQKNGQGFYRYTQDAKGKPRKENDEIVDNLLATVSQPIQKYSDDDIIARTMIPMINEVVRCLEEGIIASPAEGDMALVYGLGFPPFHGGVFRYLDTIGSTNYVEMAQRYAHLGALYQVPAGLRAKAEHNESYYPVAAALLDVSTSQPA is encoded by the coding sequence ATGCTCTACCAAAGCGAAACACTACAGCTTCACTGGTTGGACAACGGCATTGCCGAGTTGGTGTTTGATGCACCGGGTTCAGTAAATAAGCTGGATACTAAAACTGTAGCCAATCTGGGTGAAGCCCTGGCGGTGTTAGAGAAACAAAGCGAACTCAAAGGGTTGCTGTTGCGTTCTGCCAAAGCGGCCTTTATTGTCGGTGCCGATATCACCGAGTTTTTATCCCTGTTTAATGCCCCACCAGAAAAGCTGCACCAGTGGTTGGTTTTTGCTAATGATATTTTCAACCGTCTGGAAGACTTACCAGTCCCGACCATTTCTGCAATCAATGGATATGCATTAGGTGGTGGATGTGAATGTATTCTGGCCACAGATTTCCGTGTTGCCTCCCCAGAAACACGGATCGGCTTGCCGGAAACCAAGTTGGGCATCATGCCTGGCTTTGGCGGTTCAGTTCGTTTACCGCGTTTGTTAGGTGCAGACAGTGCATTAGAAATCATTGCCGCGGGCAAAGACGTGAGTGCTGCTGAAGCATTAAAAATTGGTTTGGTTGATGCTGTTGTCGCCCCTGAAAAGCTGGCAGATGCCGCCCTAATCATGCTGAAACAGGCGATTGACGGCAAGCTGGATTGGAAAGCCGCGCGTCAGCCGAAACTTGACCCATTGAAACTCAATTCAACCGAAGCTGCTATGTGCTTTACCATCGCCAAAGGCATGGTGATGCAAGTGGCCGGAAAGCACTACCCAGCACCACTGGTCGCAGTAAAAACGATCGAAGCCGCCGCTAAACTTGGTCGGGCTGAAGCATTGAAACTGGAAACCAACAGTTTTGTCCCGTTGGCAGGTTCCAATGAAGCGCGTGCGTTAGTTGGGATATTCCTCAACGACCAATTTGTTAAAGGACAGGCTAAAAAACTGTCCAAAGGTGTCAGTGCACCAACACAGGCCGCAGTACTGGGTGCCGGGATTATGGGGGGTGGGATTGCCTATCAGTCAGCGCTGAAAGGTGTGCCAGTCATTATGAAGGATATTAATGACAAATCTCTGGCTCTGGGGATGAATGAAGCGGCCAAGTTACTGAATAAACAGTTGGAACGCGGCAAAGTGGATGGCCTAAAAATGGCAAACATTTTAGCAACTATCCAACCCACGCTGAATTACAGCGGCATTGAGCGTGCTCAGGTCATTGTGGAAGCGGTAGTGGAAAATCCCAAAATCAAAGCGGCGGTGCTGGCAGAGGCAGAAGCACTGATCGGTGAAGATACGGTGCTTGCTTCTAATACCTCTACAATCCCTATCGACCAACTCGCAAAATCACTTAAACGCCCTGAGAATTTCTGCGGTATGCACTTCTTCAACCCCGTGCACCGCATGCCATTGGTTGAAATCATTCGTGGCAGCAAAACCTCAGATAAAACCATTGCTGCGGTGGTGGCATACGCCACACAAATGGGTAAAACACCAATCGTGGTTAATGATTGCCCAGGCTTCTTCGTTAACCGCGTGTTGTTCCCTTATCTGGCTGGGTTTGGCATGTTGGTTAGAGACGGTGCTGACTTCCGCCAAATTGATAAAGTGATGGAAAAACAGTTTGGCTGGCCGATGGGACCTGCGTATCTGCTAGATGTCGTGGGTATTGATACCGCACACCATGCACAAGCCGTGATGGCAGTTGGCTTCCCTGAGCGGATGAACAAAGATTATCGCGATGCGGTTGACGTGATGTTCGATAACCAACGATTTGGCCAAAAAAATGGCCAAGGCTTCTACCGTTATACCCAAGATGCAAAAGGTAAGCCGCGTAAAGAAAATGACGAAATCGTGGATAACTTGCTGGCAACAGTTAGCCAACCGATTCAGAAATACAGTGACGACGATATTATTGCCCGCACCATGATACCGATGATCAATGAAGTGGTGCGATGCCTGGAAGAAGGCATTATTGCCAGCCCAGCCGAAGGTGATATGGCGTTGGTATATGGTCTTGGCTTCCCTCCTTTCCACGGGGGCGTGTTCCGTTATCTTGATACTATCGGCAGTACAAACTATGTCGAAATGGCCCAGCGCTATGCTCACCTTGGCGCGCTGTATCAAGTCCCCGCAGGGCTGAGAGCCAAAGCTGAACACAACGAAAGCTATTATCCTGTGGCAGCAGCGCTGCTTGATGTTTCTACCAGTCAACCGGCATGA
- the fadA gene encoding acetyl-CoA C-acyltransferase FadA, with protein sequence MENVVIIDAVRTPMGRSKGGAFRQVRAEDLSAHLMREVLSRNPGLNAAEIDDIYWGCVQQTLEQGFNIARNASLLAEIPHSVPAVTVNRLCGSSMQALHDGARAIMVGDAQISLIGGVEHMGHVPMSHGVDFHPGMGRTVAKAAGMMGLTAEMLAKIHNISRQAQDEFAVRSHQRAYAATQAGHFAKEIVATNGHDADGILKRFDFDEVIRPETNLAGLAALRPAFDPVNGTVTAATSSALSDGASAMLIMSESRAKSLGLKPRARIRSMAVVGCDPSIMGYGPVPASQLALKRAGLTLKDIGLFELNEAFAAQSLACLKGLGLLESMDDKVNLNGGAIALGHPLGCSGARISTTLLNLMERRDVQFGLATMCIGLGQGIATIFERV encoded by the coding sequence ATGGAAAATGTAGTCATTATTGATGCCGTACGTACACCGATGGGCCGCTCCAAAGGGGGCGCATTCCGTCAAGTACGGGCTGAAGATCTCTCTGCTCACTTAATGCGTGAAGTTCTTAGCCGCAATCCTGGACTAAACGCGGCAGAAATTGACGATATCTATTGGGGTTGTGTGCAGCAGACGTTGGAGCAGGGTTTTAACATTGCCCGCAATGCTTCTTTACTGGCAGAAATCCCCCATAGCGTACCGGCCGTTACTGTTAACCGCCTGTGTGGTTCATCAATGCAAGCTTTACATGATGGTGCAAGAGCCATCATGGTGGGTGATGCACAAATCAGTTTGATTGGTGGCGTAGAGCATATGGGCCATGTGCCAATGAGTCACGGTGTGGACTTCCATCCGGGTATGGGCCGCACAGTGGCTAAAGCCGCAGGGATGATGGGATTAACCGCTGAAATGCTGGCAAAAATCCACAACATCAGCCGCCAAGCTCAAGATGAATTTGCTGTTCGCTCTCACCAACGTGCTTATGCCGCTACTCAGGCGGGCCACTTCGCCAAAGAGATTGTCGCCACCAATGGGCATGATGCTGATGGTATTCTGAAACGTTTTGATTTCGATGAAGTTATTCGCCCGGAAACTAACCTCGCAGGTTTGGCAGCACTGCGCCCAGCCTTTGATCCGGTCAATGGCACGGTAACTGCCGCAACATCATCTGCATTATCCGACGGTGCTTCTGCCATGCTTATCATGAGCGAATCCCGAGCTAAATCATTAGGGTTAAAACCGCGTGCCCGTATTCGCTCAATGGCTGTGGTGGGTTGCGATCCATCGATCATGGGTTATGGCCCCGTCCCCGCTAGCCAATTGGCATTAAAACGTGCTGGGCTAACCTTGAAAGATATTGGGTTATTTGAATTAAATGAAGCGTTTGCAGCTCAGTCGCTGGCTTGCTTGAAAGGGTTGGGCCTGCTGGAAAGCATGGATGACAAAGTGAACCTGAATGGCGGCGCTATTGCATTAGGCCATCCACTGGGTTGTTCAGGTGCCCGTATCTCTACCACCTTACTTAATCTGATGGAGCGCCGTGACGTGCAGTTCGGTCTGGCAACCATGTGTATCGGTTTAGGCCAAGGCATTGCGACCATTTTTGAACGCGTGTAA